Part of the Candidatus Campbellbacteria bacterium genome is shown below.
CACAATACAAACCTCATAGTCTCAGACATGACGTTTGATGCAAATGCCCGTCCAACGATTCTTGGCGTGTATGCCGCCGGAGGGTCTGACATTCATGTTGAACGAATGGTAGTAAAAAATGCAACAGGCACATCGTACGGAGTTCAAACTGTTGACCATACCAATGTTTCTATCACTAATAGCACACTGTCTGATTGGGCCGATTCTTGTTTGGAACTAAAAGCATCTGGACAAGTGCGTGTTACCAACAATGACATTAGACGTTGTTCGTTTCAGACATATGCACAATCGGGGGCGCGGGATTGGATTGTGTCCAACAACGTCCTTGTGGACACGAATTTTCTCATTACAGATGTTTCGGCGACGATTCAAGGATTTATCTTTTCCGACAACGTTTGGACGATAAGCGCGTTGAGTAGTTCTGTCGAAATTGCGTTTCGACGCATCAATAACCTGGTGGTGGCGAATAACATCATCGACGCCAGTACGCCAACGGCCGCTCACACGTCGGTTCCGTTGATTTATGTTTACTCGACGGTCAGCAACGCAACAATCATCGGAAATGAGATTACTGATGCGACGAATGCTAGTGGGTACGGATACGGTGCTATCACCGTAGCTGGTAGTAATGTGTCAATTCTCAATAACCGTATCTACGCACCAAAGGACTATAACTGGGGAGTGAGAGCTACGACCGCGGCGACCAACTTGGTAATCAAGGGCAATACGATTAAGAGCACCTCGGATAATGCCAGCGGTGCACTGGTGGACCTATCAAACACCGTCAACGCGACAGTTGAAGGGAACATATTTGATACAGGTGTGACTGGCATCCGTGTTGCGGCGAGCGCCAGCGGCACCCGAGTCGCTGATAACCGATTTATTTCGGTCACGACTCCGTATGCCAACTCCGACACGACATCTCCAGCCGAATCATTTCTAACAATCGGAGGATCAGGTGACGTTGGTCTCGCACGCACGTCCGCTGGTGTGCTTCGTGTCACCAATGGCTCATCTGGTGGCGGTGCATTGTGGGCTGATTATTTCAATGCGACCTCAACCACGGCAACCTCAACGTTCTCTGGTGGACTGACAACTGGTGCGATAGGGTTGAATGTGTTGATGAATGGAAACGTTGGTATTGGGACAACAAGCCCAAGTCAAGCACTTGACGTTGTGGGGTCAATAAAAAGTTCAGCACTTACTTCTGGGCGTATTCCAATCATTGGAACAGGTGGATTAATTACGGACGATATAGGGTTGGCTACGCGAGGAGACGTTGGTTTAAAGAAAATAATAGGAACAGCAAGCGTGACATACACGGTTTGTGCATCCGATTCAACAAATAAAAACAAATGTGATTATGTTGCGGATGGTACGGCCGATGAAGTAGAAATACAGACGGCGATTGACGCACTTCCAGCAACTGGTGGCCATGTTCTTCTTTTAGACGGAACATACAACACAACATCGGAAATCTACACACACTATGGGCTCTGGCTTCAAGGTCAAGGGAGCGGCACCATTATTAAAGCGGTAAGCGGGACGGAGCGTGCGCTGATTTATATTCTCAATCGCACTTCAATCAAGGGCAACACAGCAGGAAATTATGTCACCATTTCAGATGTGACGCTTGATGGAAATTTAATTGCAGGTATTTATAACGTCTATGCGCAAGGGTATGATGCAACCGTTTTAAACCCGCGTATCTTACGTTCTACCATCAAAAATTCGACTGGGTCAGCGTACGGAATTTTGACCTCCGCTGGTGTCGAGGATATAGAAATCGCTGATAATATTTTTTCAGCGATTGGAGATAGTGCCATTGAACTACGAAAGGCGAGAAGGGCAGTTATTACTGGTAACACTTTTTCAACCGTTAACACAGGAGTTCAAATTTATACACACGCCAATGCGTATGGGTTTAGTATCGTAGGAAATACTTTCTTTAATTCCTCTGTACATTTTACAAATGATGGAGGGGTAAGCAGAGGGTTTGTCTTTACAGGAAACAATTTTATTAGGACGGTAGATGATGGTGGAAATGGTTTTGAGATACACGATGTAACAGACGTCGTAATTTCAGGAAATGTTTTTGATAGCTCGGTTCAAACCTCTTCGCCAATTGATCCGTTGATATGGTTTATTCCTGATGACGTGACACATGTAATGGCAAAACGTGTAGTCTTTTCGGATAACGTTATTTCACTTGGAACGGCCTCATCGGGGACTGTAAGTTATGATGCCATTAGGGTGGCGTCAGGTGATTCGATTACAATCGATGGAAACACAATCCTATCGCCAGGAACAACGGTGTCCAACGGAATCGCAGTTACTGATGTGGTGACAGGACTTACTATAAGAAATAATAAAATAATAGGTTCTGGTGCGGGGGCGAGTCGGGTTGGAATTAATGTAGCAACGGCGACAGGTGTTAGTATTGAAGGAAACCAACTTGATACATTAGAAACGGGTATCTCGGTGGCGGCTTCAGCTGCAAACACGCGTGTTGTGGGTAACACATTTTCAACCGTGACCACGCCGTATAGTGTTCTTGATACTACCGCCGTATTGTTTTCTATAAATAATACCGGTAACGTCGGCATCGGCACCACTTCTCCCGAAGCGACGCTCTCGGTGAAAGGTTCTGCCGGCACTGCGAACATCTTTGAGATTGCCTCATCAACGGACGCGAATATTCTTACGGTGACGGGGACGGGAAATGTGGGAATCGGAACAGTCATACCAGCATACCCGTTAGACGTGAACGGAACAGCTAATGTAACCGCATTACGTTTCTCATCTTCAGGAAACGTACTTTCGGCAAATGGGAATGTTAATATTCGAGCAGGTGATCCATCACTTATCTATAACGCTCTCAATAGTTTTGTCGGATTTTACGCAGGTTCCGCGTCATCTATTGGTTCTCCTGCACGCAAAATTGAATCACTTGATGCAAGTAACCCCCAACTGCGACTCACACATACCGTAGGTTCTGTGTACACGGATTTGCAAACGAATTCATCTGGAAATCTTGTTATTTCACCGACCGGTGGCAACGTCGGCATCGGGACCACATCTCCATGGCGCACACTGTCGGTTGTTGGCACCGCCGCCTTCTCCAGCACATTGTCAGCAGAATCAGGACCAGACAACTACCTCTGTATTGACCCGACGACGTATGAAATCACCAACGGAGGAACAGACTGTGGTGCGTCATCCGAACGGTTCAAGGAAAATATCATAGATATACCGTATGGTTTGGCTGACGTCATGAAACTCCGACCGGTATCGTTTAACTACAAGGAAGAAATCAACCCCGATATCTCACCGCGCATTGGATTCATTGCTGAAGACGTTGCCATTATCATTCCCGAGGTCGTTAGTTACGAAGATGACGGCGTTACTCCACAGGGCGTTGACTACAATAAACTTACAGCACTTCTCGCCAAAGCAATCCAAGAACTTTCCGCGAAGGTTGATTTGATTTTTGCCGATGTAGAGACACTACTTGCTAACGCAAGCTCCGGCGTGTCACATTTCTTTGAAATTATTGTGCACAGAATCACGACGGATGAATTGTGCGTGGGAGCGACGTGTGTGAATGAGACGCAGTTGCAAGAACTTCTTGATAATGCAAACGTATCGCCGACGCCAGCGCCTGTTGAGCCACTTCCGGCGGATACTGGTGGAGGAGGTGGAGGAGACACAACGCCTCCAGTTGAAGAGCCGCCAGTTGTGGAGGAGTCGCCATCTGAAGATCCTCCAGTTGAAGAACCACCAATTGTCGAAGAACCTCCAGTCGTTGAAGAACCAGCACCCGTGACAGAGGAGCCCGTTATTGAGGATCCGTCGCCAGCACCCGAATCAGCACCCGAATCAGCACCCGAGATAGTCCCCGAGCCCACACCATAACTTGGGAGCTTAGCTCCCAAACCTCTCCCGTCCCACTCTCGCGTCTTTAGTTTTTTCTCATACCCCTTCCTTCATACTCCAACGTGGGAGCTTAGCTCCCACATATGAGAAAAACCAAATTTGTGACAGGAGAGTATTACCACATATACAATCGTGGAACAGACAAGCGCGATATCTTTTTGTGTGAAGATGACATACAGAGATTTTTTCTCGGCATGTCCGAATTTAATTCGACCGAGCTGACTGGAAGCATCTACGAGCGTAAACTTGTAAAGAAAAAACTTGGGAGCTTAGCTCCCAAAGGGTTACCGCTTGTTATGTTTGTTGCTTATTGTCTCAATCCAAATCACTACCATTTCGTAATTAAACAGATTGCTGAAAACGGTGTCTCCAAATTCATGCATCGGCTAGGATCCGGCTATACAAATTATTTTAATGAGAAATATAAAAGAAGTGGGGGCTTGTTTCAGGGTACGTATAAAGCAATACACATCTCTTCAAATGAATATTTACTGCATCTTAGTGTTTATGTGAATTTAAATTTCAAAGTTCATGGACTTGGGAGCTTGGCTCCCAAGTTATATAGGTCAAGTTGGGGCGAGTATATCGGAGGGGGAGAAGAAAAAGAACAGTTTTGTATGAAGGAAATTATTTTGGACCAGTTTTCCGCTCGACAGGACTATGAAACATATTGCAAAGAGACACTTATAGATATTGTTCAAAGAAAGGAAAATAAAAAAGGTTTGCAGGAGCTTCTTTTGGAAGCCTAGCTCCCAAAGAGGGTGGTTTACCCAGCACTTAACTTGTTTTAAACAAGTTAAGTGCTGAGTTTATTTTCTTTTTATCCTCGTTCTGCTACACTATGCAGGTAGTTTATTAAGTGTCTTGAGCGGAAAACACATCGTTTTCGGTTCGAGAAGTTAGCAAAGAAAACGTATATGACGGAAGGAGCAAAATTGTACGTCGGCAACTTGAGTTACGACACAAGTGATCAAACACTTGGTCAGTACTTTGGACAAGCCGGCACGGTTGTTTCGGCAACTATTATCAAAGACAAAATGACTGGTCGTTCAAAAGGCTTTGGATTCGTCGAAATGGGTAGTGTTGACGAAGCAAACAAGGCGATTGAGATGTTCCACGAGAAAGACTACGAAGGACGTCCTCTCACTGTGAACGTTGCGCGTCCTATGACGGAACGAGCACCGCGAAAATTCAACGACAACGATAAAAGTTGGTAGCATCCACTTCGAACAAAAAACCACCCGAAAATGGGTGGTTTTTTGTTCTCCACACGTTCTCCCCAAGAACTTTGGAGAATCTTTACAAACCCGCCGTAAAACCCTTATCAAATAAGCTTTTTTAACCACACCACCAATTTATGTGGAGGGTGTCATTTTTGAGGCCCAAAACCTTGACATGAGAGCCTGTATAGATATAATAACCACACTACGTATGAATACATCAGCTAACTGCATATCGACACGGAGCAACTAGTTGCGCACATTCGGTGTGCCGTTGGAAACTCCGCTTGAAAAGGCGGTTTTTTTGTTCTCAAACGTGGTAGATGAACTTTGACAACTGCATAGGTAGTAACAAAAAGAAACAAAAATCTTGTCCTTTTGAGTAGGACAAGAGCAGGTAGTTTCATTGGTTAATCTAGCTCCAATGAAACAACAAAGTAGAAATATGAAAGTAGTATGCAATCCTCTTGTAGGCGATTGCATACGAGACGGTTTTTAGATTTCCTAACGGGAGATTTAAAGGGCGTATGGTGGATGCCTTGGTTCAATGTGGCGATGAAGGACGTGGTGTAACTGCGATAAGCTTCGGGGAGGTGTTAAGCAACCTTTGATCCGGAGATTTCCGAATGGGGAAACCCCTGCGCGCAAACCGCGCAGACGCGCATAGCACAGAAATTCGAAGCACGAAATACGAAAATCGAAACAAATTCAAAATCATAAATTCAAATGTTTTAAACATTTTGATTTAGAAAATTAGATATTGTTTCGGATTTCGATATTTGGATTTAGGATTTCCGCGCTGTGCGCGGGCATACCTGGGGAAGTGAAACATCTCAGTACCCAGTGGAAAAGAAAACAATTGTCATTCCCTTAGTAGCGGCGAGCGAAACGGGAGAAGCCCAAACCGTGCGTAGCACATGGAATGTGATAGCGAAGCCCGTAGCTTGTAGCGCAGTAGCTTGTTAGGAAATTCCTAAGAAGCTAACGAAGCTAATAAGCTAAGAAGCTTCCGCATCATCGCGTTTCGCGTGCTGCGTGCGGGGTTGTAGGGCGGTAACGCCTATCTTCGGATAAGGAGAAAGTTACAAAATGTGTTCTTAGCAGAATGCGCTGGAAAGCGCGACCCTAGAGGGTAATAGTCCTGTATGCGAAAAGAACACATCTTTCTAGTTACCGTTCCTGAGTACCTCAGGACACGAATAGCCTGAGGGAACCTGCCGGAACTAACCGGCAAGGCTACATACACATTGAGACCGATAGTGAACTAGTACCGCGAGGGAAAGGTGAAAAGAACCCCGGAGAGGGGAGTGAAATAGATCTGAAACCATATGCCTACAAGGAGTCAGAGCGGATGCATCACATTGTGTGTGATGCTCATGTATCACAAAACATGAAACATGTAACAAATTTTTGTTGCGTGCTACATGCTACATGATTCGTGAGTATCGTGCGTAGCGTGATGCGTCCGTCATGGCGTGCCTATTGAAGAATGAGCCAACGAGTTTATGCACACGGCGTAAGATAAGTCCTTTGTCGGACGAATCTGTAGGGAAACCGAGTGTGAATAGCGCGAACATAGTAGAAGTTAGAAGTCAGATGACAAGGTGCTTCGGTATCTTTGAGTCTGGCCTCCAACTTCTACTTTTAGTCGTCTGCATAAGACCCGAAGCTAGGTGAGCTACCCATGAGCAGGGTGAACTCTGTCGAAAGATGGAGGGAGGCCCGAACCGGTTGATGGTGCAAAATCTTCGGATGACTTGTGGGTTGGAGTGAAAAGCTTATCGAACCTAGTAATAGCTGGTTCTCTCCGAAACAGCTTTTGGGCTGGCGTCTAACGTACCTCTTGGGGGTAGAGCACTGGATGGTCTGGATAGGGAGAAATCTCGCTGGACCAATCAAACTCCGAATACCAAGAGTAAATTGTTGGGCAGTTAGACCGTGGGGGCTAAGCTCCACTGGTCAAAAGGGAAACAGCCCTTGATCTCAAGTTAAGGTCCCAAAATCAATGCTAAGTGCACAGTCGAGGAGGTGAAGTTTCTTAAACACTGAGGAAGTTGGCTTAGAAGCAGCCATCTTTTAAAGAAAGCGTAACAGCTCACTCATTTAGAGACTTCGCGCCACAGACAATCGGGGCTAAGCATTGTACCGAAGCTGAGGATTCAACCGCATCACATGGAATGTGATGACGGTAAGCTCAAATTTCAAAGCACAAAGCTCAAAAATAATAGCAGTGAGAGGTCGGATGTTTGAAGTTAGAAACTATTATTTTTTGGATTTTGAACTTTGGATTTTGGATTTACGCATCATGCTTCGCGTGATGCGGTTGAGTGGTAGGAGAGCATTTCCATCTGCGATGAAGCCGAAGGCGTGAGCCACGGTGGAGCGTTGGGAAGAGCGAATGTTGGTACAAGTAACCGCAATGCGGGTGAAATACCCGCACGCCGAAAGAACAAGGTTTCCTTCGCGATGGTAATCAGCGAAGGGTTAGTCGGGCCTAAGTGGATGGCGAAAGCCGAACATGATGGACACATGGTTAATATTCCATGACCTGGGTGTATTTCGATGGAGAGACGGAGTGCTGTATATATCGCACATTATTGGATTTGTGTCGGGAACATGAGGGCGCTTGTTAGGTAAATCCGGCAGGCACTATCCCAAATGTTTTCGGGAACTTAATCTTCGGATTAGGGAACGATACAGAGCGCGCTTCCAAGAAAATCTTCTAAGAATAAATACAAACAGACCGTACCGCAAACCGACTCCGGTGTTCAGCTCGAGTAGAGTAAGGCGAACGAGTGAGAGGTCCTCAAGGAACTCGGCAAAAAAGCGACCGTAAGTTAGCAATAAGGTCTGCCCGGCCGCATCACATTGGATGTGATGCTCATGTATCACAAAACATGAAACATGTAACAAATTTTTGTTGCGTGCTACATGCTACATGATTCGTGTGCATCGCGTACAACGTGATGCGGTTGGGCCGCAGCGAAAGTCTCCCTGGCGACTGTTTATCAAAAACACAGCTCCCTGCGAACTCGTAAGAGGATGTATAGGGGGTGACACCTGACCAATGCCAGAAGGTCAAGTACGGAGGGTGTACGCATCACATTGGATGTGATGCTCATGTATCACAAAACATGAAACATGTAACAAATTTTTGTTGCGTGCTACATGTTACATGATTCGTGTGCATCGCGCACAGCGTGATGCGTATGCTGAACTGTATAAGCCCTGGTGAATGTCGGCCGTAACTATAACGGTCCTAAGGTAGCGCAATTCCTTGTCAGGTAAGTTCTGACGCGCACGAATGGTGTAACGACTGGGGAACTGTCTCGAGGACTCGCTCGGTGAAAATACAATGGGGGTGAAGATGCCCTCTACCTGCAGCTAGACGAAAAGACCCCAGAAGCTTTACTACAGCTTGATATTGGGCGTACGAGTTGAATGCGTAGCATAGATGGCAGAGGTTGAAGGCGAGGTTTTGGCTTTGCTGGACTCGAAATATGAAATACCATTCTTTCAAATTGTACGTTCTAACCCTGACGGCAAAAACGGTAGGGAACAGTATCTGGCAGGTAGTTTGTTTGGGGCGAATCCCTCCTAAAAAGTAACGGAGGGGTCTATAAAGGTCCTCTAGGCGCGAATGGAAACCGTGCCGATAGTGTAATGGCAAAAGAGGGCTTAACTGCAAGACGGACATGTCGAGCAGGTACGAAAGTAGAGCATAGTGATCCGACCTTTCGCTTTAGATGCGGGGGGAGCTCAACGGATAAAAGCTACTCTGGGGATAACAGGCTGGTACCGCCCGAGCGTCCATAGCGACGGCGGTGTTCGGCACCTCGATGTCGGCTCACCTTATCCCGGGGCTGGAGAAGGTCCCAAGGGTATGGCTGTTCGCCATTTAAAAAGGTACGCGAGCTGGGTTCAGACCGTCGGGAACATGTATCGTGTGGCATGTATCATGTAACATTTTTTGTTACAGGTTGCATGTTTCATGTTTCATGATCCGACAGTCTGAATCCCTTCGAAGTAATGTTGTGTAATTGGACTTTCCGATTTCAATGAAATCGGTTGCCCAAAAATCTTTTCGTCTTTTAAGATGAAAAACTAAAAGGAACCAATCATATCACGGCGGTCATACGAAGTAATTCGTATGAATCAAGTTGACTTATATCGGAAAAATCCTTCATGGACAATTCCGAGGGAACTCGTTTTGACGGGCCCGTAGAGACTACACGTCAGCCATCCAAAAAAGTTGGATGAAGGTATAGTCCAATGCAACGAGCAATCGTTGGAAACATGCGTGAGACAGGTTGGTCTCCTATCTGCTGCAGGCGTTGATTTTTGAGAAGATTCGTTCCTAGTACGAGAGGACCGGAATGAACTGACCTCTGGTGTGGCAGCTGTACCGCCAGGTGCATCGCTGCGTAGCTATGTCGGGAATGGATAACCTCTGAAAGCATCTAAGAGGGAAGCCAACTTCAAGATTAGAAATCATTAAGACCCGTGAGAGATGATCACGTTGATAGGCATTAGGTGGACGCGCAGTAATGCGTGGAGCCGAGATGTACTAATTCGTCGACATCTCCTGTTAGGTAATCTGAAAATCGATTCATAACCGACCGTGTGCGGTACACACGGAACGCATTGTTTTCTTTTTGTTACACACACAAACACTGAAGAGTGGTACTTTCGTGCGAAGGTAGCTCACGGAGAGCACTGGACTCTTGATCCAGAGGTCACAGGTTCAATTCCTGTCCTTCGCACCGCCGTTCTTTCACGGGATGTAGCTCAGCCAGATAGAGCGCCGGATTCATAGTCCGGAGGTCACAGGTTTAAATCCTGTCATCCCACCCACCCTCTTCTTTATGAGAAGGGGATCACTCTTTAGTGTTTGTGTACTACTTATGCAGTTGTCAGAGTTCATTCTGATTGAAAATTTTGTTCTGGTGGCTTAACGGTGGGGATACACCCGATCTCATTCCGAACTCGGAAGTTAAGCTCATTAGTGCCGATGGTAGTCCGCAAGGGCAAGAGTAGGTAGCCGCCAGAACAAAGTATTCAATTACAAAAAACACCACCTCGAGGGCGGTGTTTTTTGTTTATGAAAACGCTTTCTTCTGCTATCCTGTACATGTTCTTGTATTGTCTTTAATCTCTAGTATCTAATCTCCAATATCTAATTTTTCCATATGTCCTGGACGTCAAAAAAACAAGCCACCTATTTATTTGGAACCATAGCATTCTTGGTTCTTGTGATAGGTATTCCAACTTTTTTTACGCTGTATAAAGCACCGAGTTGTAGTGATGGAATACAAAATGCTACAGAAAATGGAATTGATTGTGGTGGGTCATGTGAACGTGTTTGTAGTTTTCAGGCAGCAGAACCAATTGTGTATTGGGAACAAGAATTTCAAGTAGCACCTGGGGTGTACACAGCGGTTGCGCTTGTTGAAAATCCGAATGACACCTATGAAGCGGTTTCTGTTCCGTATGTGTTCCGACTTCGTGATAATCGCAACGTGCTCGTAGAAGAACGAAAGGGAAACGTCTATCTTCCACCACACGCCATTGTTCCTATTTTTGAAACAGGTATACAAACAAAAGAGCGTATTCCAACTA
Proteins encoded:
- a CDS encoding transposase; the encoded protein is MRKTKFVTGEYYHIYNRGTDKRDIFLCEDDIQRFFLGMSEFNSTELTGSIYERKLVKKKLGSLAPKGLPLVMFVAYCLNPNHYHFVIKQIAENGVSKFMHRLGSGYTNYFNEKYKRSGGLFQGTYKAIHISSNEYLLHLSVYVNLNFKVHGLGSLAPKLYRSSWGEYIGGGEEKEQFCMKEIILDQFSARQDYETYCKETLIDIVQRKENKKGLQELLLEA
- a CDS encoding right-handed parallel beta-helix repeat-containing protein; the encoded protein is MSQPLFIENKKFISTKEASKLSGYTSDYIEQLSRAGKIESMLVGHVRLVEEKSFLAFVVGAEYKGFGTPAPTLASVEEFPVLTDTPETLDVPHPVTTTPTPAHNIASPYRSPKKLPAASTLVGIFFILLGLFALETHPAYARKTYDTLARVPHTVLSLEGVVVKILADGTRDTLNMTVRGFETFARTAPRQTYNTLAEVPNTVLTFVTHPIKTIQAVVQNIHTFARTLVNINSTITGMYTTGAEKTVALTLGGFDTVVSATQQLARNTQSVFKKSLAAVAESFNAPSVGTTTPSTPTFFERMGIFFGRVRLALRSWLGITNTPQTVINLPSNTSPTLPPSTVTQPIVQGPERTIETRTITTNTVSGITFLDMTNAISGLRAELLPKIRIAALSPDNRSPDNFLELSGGTLTGTLTGTSLSLSNNLSALSANIDSGTLVIDDINNRVGVGTTSPTDTLSVNGPVYLVNTTPGATGNRLYSDSLGDLYWSGNLVGGGAVGTWTSAGGDVYRPTGNVGIGTTSPYAKLSVAGDLALTGGLYDNNATRGTNGAVLWSTGTGLTWVATTTLGLAGFPVDYINSSSTIAHAGNASLGNLIQWNGSAWVATATSTLNVLHSSLAGLLTDDHTQYALLAGRSGGQTLVGGTSGSATLVLDGDSSIAGSTTVNPDGTISGTAAVTVTVAASDSLHKNKADVVCTGTADQTCINSAFALLPAGGGHVLLMEGTYTITGPIIPNNNTWLSGAGHATLVQIASASAGGFNMYSGGTSGHNTNLIVSDMTFDANARPTILGVYAAGGSDIHVERMVVKNATGTSYGVQTVDHTNVSITNSTLSDWADSCLELKASGQVRVTNNDIRRCSFQTYAQSGARDWIVSNNVLVDTNFLITDVSATIQGFIFSDNVWTISALSSSVEIAFRRINNLVVANNIIDASTPTAAHTSVPLIYVYSTVSNATIIGNEITDATNASGYGYGAITVAGSNVSILNNRIYAPKDYNWGVRATTAATNLVIKGNTIKSTSDNASGALVDLSNTVNATVEGNIFDTGVTGIRVAASASGTRVADNRFISVTTPYANSDTTSPAESFLTIGGSGDVGLARTSAGVLRVTNGSSGGGALWADYFNATSTTATSTFSGGLTTGAIGLNVLMNGNVGIGTTSPSQALDVVGSIKSSALTSGRIPIIGTGGLITDDIGLATRGDVGLKKIIGTASVTYTVCASDSTNKNKCDYVADGTADEVEIQTAIDALPATGGHVLLLDGTYNTTSEIYTHYGLWLQGQGSGTIIKAVSGTERALIYILNRTSIKGNTAGNYVTISDVTLDGNLIAGIYNVYAQGYDATVLNPRILRSTIKNSTGSAYGILTSAGVEDIEIADNIFSAIGDSAIELRKARRAVITGNTFSTVNTGVQIYTHANAYGFSIVGNTFFNSSVHFTNDGGVSRGFVFTGNNFIRTVDDGGNGFEIHDVTDVVISGNVFDSSVQTSSPIDPLIWFIPDDVTHVMAKRVVFSDNVISLGTASSGTVSYDAIRVASGDSITIDGNTILSPGTTVSNGIAVTDVVTGLTIRNNKIIGSGAGASRVGINVATATGVSIEGNQLDTLETGISVAASAANTRVVGNTFSTVTTPYSVLDTTAVLFSINNTGNVGIGTTSPEATLSVKGSAGTANIFEIASSTDANILTVTGTGNVGIGTVIPAYPLDVNGTANVTALRFSSSGNVLSANGNVNIRAGDPSLIYNALNSFVGFYAGSASSIGSPARKIESLDASNPQLRLTHTVGSVYTDLQTNSSGNLVISPTGGNVGIGTTSPWRTLSVVGTAAFSSTLSAESGPDNYLCIDPTTYEITNGGTDCGASSERFKENIIDIPYGLADVMKLRPVSFNYKEEINPDISPRIGFIAEDVAIIIPEVVSYEDDGVTPQGVDYNKLTALLAKAIQELSAKVDLIFADVETLLANASSGVSHFFEIIVHRITTDELCVGATCVNETQLQELLDNANVSPTPAPVEPLPADTGGGGGGDTTPPVEEPPVVEESPSEDPPVEEPPIVEEPPVVEEPAPVTEEPVIEDPSPAPESAPESAPEIVPEPTP
- a CDS encoding RNA-binding protein, which produces MTEGAKLYVGNLSYDTSDQTLGQYFGQAGTVVSATIIKDKMTGRSKGFGFVEMGSVDEANKAIEMFHEKDYEGRPLTVNVARPMTERAPRKFNDNDKSW